Proteins encoded by one window of Moorella humiferrea:
- the uvrB gene encoding excinuclease ABC subunit UvrB, producing the protein MPPFVLKSDFKPQGDQPQAIAALVEGLRKGYRHQTLLGATGTGKTYTMAQVIQAVQRPTLVLAPNKTLAAQLCGEFKEFFPDNAVEYFVSYYDYYQPEAYVPQTDTYIEKDSSINDEIDKLRHSATAALFERRDVIIVASVSCIYGLGSPEDYSTLMLSLREGQEYDRDAILRKLVDIQYSRNDYDFKRGTFRVHGDVIEIFPASYHEKAIRVEMFGDEIERLLEIDTLTGEVLSRRRHVAIFPASHYVVAEDKMERALKSIEAELEERLQELRRQGKLLEAQRLEQRTRFDLEMMREVGFCKGIENYSRHLTGRAPGEPPYTLLDYFPDDFLLIIDESHITVPQIGGMYEGDRSRKETLVEYGFRLPSALDNRPLTFEEFCQRIKQVIYVSATPGPYELEHSQQVVEQIIRPTGLVDPEVLVRPVKGQIDDLVGEINKRVERQERVLVTTLTKRMAEDLTDYLREVGIKVRYMHSDIGAIERMEIIRDLRLGVFDVLVGINLLREGLDLPEVSLVAILDADKEGFLRSERSLIQTIGRAARNANGQVIMYADTITASMRRAIDETNRRRQVQMEYNRRHGITPRTVIKPVRDIIDTAVAEEPVAYRAGKSKTKEKKKGKYTKRELKALINQLEKEMKEAARRLEFERAAELRDAILELRLQVG; encoded by the coding sequence AGACCCTGCTGGGGGCGACGGGTACCGGCAAGACCTACACCATGGCCCAGGTCATCCAGGCCGTGCAGCGGCCCACCCTGGTCCTGGCCCCCAACAAGACCCTGGCGGCCCAGCTCTGCGGCGAGTTCAAGGAGTTTTTTCCCGACAACGCCGTCGAGTATTTTGTCAGCTACTACGACTATTACCAGCCGGAGGCCTACGTGCCCCAGACGGATACCTATATCGAAAAGGACAGCTCCATCAACGACGAGATCGACAAGCTGCGCCACTCGGCCACCGCCGCCCTCTTTGAGCGGCGGGACGTCATCATTGTAGCCAGCGTTTCCTGTATCTACGGTCTGGGTTCGCCGGAGGACTACAGCACCCTGATGCTTTCCTTACGGGAGGGCCAGGAATACGACCGGGATGCCATTTTGCGGAAGCTGGTGGACATCCAGTACAGCCGCAACGACTACGACTTCAAGCGGGGCACCTTCCGCGTCCACGGCGACGTCATCGAGATTTTCCCGGCTTCCTACCATGAAAAGGCCATACGGGTGGAAATGTTCGGCGACGAAATCGAGCGCCTCCTGGAGATCGACACCCTGACCGGAGAAGTCCTGTCCCGGCGCCGGCATGTGGCCATCTTTCCGGCCAGCCATTATGTGGTGGCAGAAGATAAAATGGAACGAGCGTTAAAGAGCATCGAAGCCGAACTGGAGGAACGCCTGCAGGAACTACGGCGGCAGGGGAAGCTTTTAGAGGCCCAGCGCCTGGAGCAGCGGACCCGCTTTGACCTGGAGATGATGCGGGAAGTAGGCTTCTGTAAAGGCATCGAAAACTATTCCCGCCACCTGACCGGCCGGGCACCGGGGGAGCCGCCCTATACCCTGCTGGATTACTTTCCCGACGACTTCCTGTTGATCATCGATGAGTCCCATATCACCGTGCCCCAGATCGGCGGCATGTATGAAGGCGACCGCTCCCGCAAAGAAACCCTGGTGGAGTACGGCTTCCGCCTGCCTTCGGCCCTGGACAACCGGCCCCTGACCTTTGAGGAATTCTGCCAGCGCATCAAGCAGGTAATCTATGTCTCAGCGACGCCGGGGCCCTATGAACTGGAACACTCCCAACAGGTGGTGGAGCAGATCATCCGGCCTACCGGCCTGGTGGATCCAGAAGTCCTGGTGCGGCCGGTAAAAGGACAGATCGACGATTTGGTGGGCGAGATAAACAAGCGGGTGGAAAGGCAAGAGCGCGTCCTGGTGACGACCCTGACCAAACGCATGGCCGAGGACCTGACCGACTACCTGCGGGAAGTGGGCATTAAAGTACGCTACATGCACTCCGATATCGGGGCCATCGAGCGTATGGAGATCATCCGCGACCTGCGCCTGGGGGTTTTTGATGTCCTGGTGGGGATAAACCTTTTGCGGGAGGGGCTAGATCTACCGGAGGTTTCCCTGGTGGCCATCCTGGATGCCGACAAGGAAGGCTTCCTGCGTTCGGAGCGCTCCCTTATCCAGACCATCGGCCGGGCCGCCCGCAACGCCAACGGCCAGGTTATCATGTACGCCGATACCATTACCGCCTCCATGCGGCGGGCCATAGATGAAACCAACCGCCGCCGCCAGGTGCAGATGGAGTACAACCGCCGCCACGGCATTACACCTCGTACCGTAATAAAGCCTGTACGGGATATCATTGATACCGCAGTGGCCGAGGAGCCGGTCGCGTACCGTGCCGGTAAATCAAAGACTAAAGAAAAGAAAAAGGGCAAGTATACGAAACGAGAGCTGAAGGCCCTCATCAACCAGCTGGAGAAAGAGATGAAAGAGGCGGCCAGGAGGCTTGAATTTGAGCGGGCTGCGGAACTGCGGGACGCCATCCTGGAACTGCGGCTGCAGGTAGGTTGA